A window from Streptomyces sp. NBC_00299 encodes these proteins:
- a CDS encoding primosomal protein N', with the protein MSSENETDGGGAEGASPEQLALIRDSVRKAKVPRAKPRTWRGAALAKELPVARVLVDKGVLHLDRYFDYAVPEELDAEAQPGVRVRVRFGAGRNRVREGRREGGGLIDGFLVERLAESDYSGPLAALAQVVSPERVLSEELLGLARAVADRYAGGLADVLQLAVPPRSARAEQRPSPEPLPAPGRPETGSWGRYERGSAFLESLASGGAPRAVWNALPGPEWSEELARAVAATLASGRGALVVVPDGRAVARVDAALTSLMGEGRHAVLTADAGPEKRYREWLAVRRGSVRAVVGTRAAMFAPVQDLGLVALWDDGDDSHSEQHAPQPHAREVLLLRAAQDKCGFLLGSWSCTVEAAQLVESGWARPLVATREQVRGAAPLVRTVGDGDLARDEAARAARLPTLAWQAVREGLRHGPVLVQVPRRGYVPRMACANCRAPARCRHCSGPLEAQGSGAELRCGWCGRDEGAWHCPECGAFRLRAQVVGARRTAEELGRAFPAVPVRTSGREHVLDTVPGTPSLVVSTPGAEPVAEGGYAAALLLDGWAMLGRPDLRAGEDALRRWIAAASLVRPQGAGGTVVVVAEPTLRPVQALVRWDPVGHAVRELGERSELGFPPVSRMASVAGPPEAVAEFLRTVELPPDAEVLGPVPAPVTAVGRPRRVGGPPPGEQWDRALIRVPPGSGAALASALKAAQAARMARGAGEIAVRVRIDPPDIG; encoded by the coding sequence GTGAGCAGCGAGAACGAGACCGATGGTGGCGGCGCCGAGGGGGCGTCGCCCGAGCAGCTCGCGCTCATTCGGGACAGTGTGCGCAAGGCCAAGGTCCCCCGGGCCAAGCCCCGGACCTGGCGGGGCGCCGCGCTGGCCAAGGAACTGCCCGTGGCGCGGGTGCTGGTCGACAAGGGCGTGCTGCACCTCGATCGGTACTTCGACTACGCCGTGCCCGAGGAGCTGGACGCCGAGGCGCAGCCCGGCGTGCGCGTGCGGGTGCGGTTCGGAGCCGGGCGGAATCGGGTGCGCGAGGGGCGGCGTGAGGGCGGGGGGCTCATCGACGGCTTCCTCGTCGAGCGGCTCGCCGAGTCCGACTACTCCGGGCCACTGGCGGCGCTCGCGCAGGTCGTCTCGCCCGAGCGGGTGCTGAGCGAGGAACTGCTCGGGCTCGCGCGGGCCGTGGCCGACCGGTATGCCGGAGGGCTCGCCGATGTGCTGCAGCTGGCCGTGCCGCCGCGCAGCGCCCGGGCCGAGCAGCGGCCGTCACCGGAGCCGCTCCCGGCGCCTGGCAGGCCCGAGACGGGGTCCTGGGGGCGGTACGAGCGGGGGAGCGCCTTCCTGGAGTCCCTGGCCTCCGGGGGCGCGCCGCGGGCCGTGTGGAACGCACTGCCCGGCCCCGAGTGGAGCGAGGAGCTGGCCCGGGCCGTCGCGGCGACGCTCGCCTCCGGGCGCGGGGCGCTCGTCGTGGTGCCGGACGGGCGAGCCGTTGCCCGGGTCGACGCTGCCCTGACCTCGCTGATGGGCGAGGGGCGGCATGCGGTGCTGACCGCCGATGCCGGGCCCGAGAAGCGGTACCGGGAGTGGCTGGCCGTACGACGCGGGAGCGTGAGGGCGGTCGTGGGGACGCGGGCCGCCATGTTCGCGCCCGTGCAGGACCTTGGGCTGGTCGCCCTCTGGGACGACGGCGACGACAGTCACAGCGAGCAGCACGCCCCGCAGCCCCATGCGCGTGAAGTGCTGTTGCTCCGCGCCGCGCAGGACAAGTGCGGCTTCCTGCTGGGGAGTTGGAGCTGCACCGTCGAGGCCGCCCAGCTCGTGGAGAGCGGCTGGGCCCGGCCGTTGGTCGCCACCCGGGAACAGGTGCGCGGCGCGGCTCCCCTCGTACGGACCGTGGGGGACGGGGATCTCGCGCGGGACGAGGCCGCGCGAGCCGCTCGGCTGCCCACCCTGGCCTGGCAGGCGGTGCGGGAAGGGCTGCGGCACGGGCCGGTCCTCGTGCAGGTGCCGCGGCGCGGTTATGTGCCGCGGATGGCCTGCGCCAACTGCCGGGCTCCCGCCCGCTGTCGGCACTGTTCCGGGCCGCTGGAGGCGCAGGGCTCCGGGGCGGAGCTGCGGTGTGGATGGTGCGGGCGGGACGAAGGGGCCTGGCACTGTCCGGAGTGCGGTGCGTTCAGGCTGCGGGCTCAGGTGGTGGGGGCGCGGCGGACCGCCGAGGAGCTGGGGCGGGCCTTTCCCGCTGTTCCGGTGCGGACCTCCGGGCGCGAGCACGTGCTGGACACCGTGCCGGGCACGCCCTCGCTGGTCGTGAGCACACCGGGTGCCGAGCCTGTCGCCGAGGGCGGGTATGCGGCGGCGCTGCTGCTGGACGGCTGGGCCATGCTCGGGCGTCCCGACCTGCGGGCGGGTGAGGACGCGCTGCGGCGGTGGATCGCAGCCGCTTCGCTGGTACGGCCGCAGGGCGCCGGGGGGACCGTGGTCGTGGTCGCCGAGCCCACGCTGCGACCCGTGCAGGCGCTGGTGCGATGGGACCCCGTCGGGCATGCGGTGCGGGAACTCGGCGAGCGGTCCGAGCTGGGGTTTCCGCCGGTGTCCCGGATGGCTTCCGTGGCCGGGCCGCCCGAGGCGGTGGCCGAGTTTCTCCGTACGGTCGAACTACCGCCGGATGCTGAGGTGTTGGGCCCTGTGCCGGCGCCCGTCACGGCCGTGGGACGGCCGCGACGCGTGGGGGGTCCGCCGCCCGGAGAGCAGTGGGACCGGGCGCTGATCCGGGTTCCGCCGGGAAGCGGGGCGGCGCTGGCGTCCGCGCTGAAGGCCGCTCAGGCGGCGCGGATGGCGCGGGGGGCCGGGGAGATCGCGGTGCGGGTTCGGATCGATCCGCCTGACATCGGGTGA
- the fmt gene encoding methionyl-tRNA formyltransferase: protein MKLVFAGTPEVAVPALDALIASGRHEVAAVVTRPDAHAGRGRRMVASPVAERAEEAGIEVLKPVRPRDPEFLERLREIAPDCCPVVAYGALLPRVALDIPAHGWVNLHFSLLPAWRGAAPVQHSIMAGDEITGASTFLIEEGLDSGPVYGTVTEEIRATDTSGDLLTRLAFAGSGLLAATMDGIEDGTLKAVPQPAEGVTLAPKVNVEDAHIDWAAPSLRVDRVVRGCTPAPGAWTTFRGERLKLIQVQPVPGRDDLAPGALSVGKNNVYVGTGSYAVELLWVQAQGKKPMRAADWARGVRIGDGERVGE, encoded by the coding sequence ATGAAGCTTGTCTTCGCCGGTACCCCCGAGGTCGCCGTTCCCGCTCTGGACGCTCTGATCGCCTCCGGGCGGCACGAGGTGGCAGCCGTCGTGACGCGGCCCGACGCGCACGCCGGGCGGGGACGCAGGATGGTGGCGAGCCCGGTGGCCGAGCGGGCCGAGGAGGCGGGCATCGAGGTGCTCAAGCCCGTCAGGCCGCGCGACCCCGAGTTCCTGGAGCGGCTCCGGGAGATCGCGCCCGACTGCTGCCCCGTTGTCGCCTACGGCGCCCTGCTGCCGCGCGTCGCCCTCGACATCCCGGCCCATGGCTGGGTCAACCTGCACTTCTCGCTGCTGCCCGCCTGGCGCGGGGCCGCGCCGGTGCAGCACTCCATCATGGCCGGGGACGAGATCACCGGGGCCTCCACCTTCCTGATCGAGGAAGGGCTCGACTCCGGGCCCGTCTACGGCACCGTCACCGAGGAGATCCGGGCCACCGACACCAGCGGCGACCTGCTGACCCGGCTGGCCTTCGCGGGCTCCGGGCTGCTCGCGGCGACCATGGACGGCATCGAGGACGGCACGCTGAAGGCCGTACCGCAGCCTGCCGAAGGGGTCACCCTCGCCCCCAAGGTCAACGTCGAGGACGCCCACATCGACTGGGCCGCTCCCTCCCTGCGTGTCGACCGGGTCGTGCGCGGGTGCACCCCGGCCCCGGGTGCCTGGACCACCTTCCGCGGCGAGCGGCTCAAGCTCATCCAGGTGCAGCCGGTCCCGGGACGGGACGACCTCGCGCCCGGCGCGCTCTCCGTCGGCAAGAACAACGTGTACGTCGGGACCGGGTCGTACGCCGTCGAGCTGCTGTGGGTGCAGGCTCAGGGCAAGAAGCCGATGCGGGCCGCGGACTGGGCGCGGGGCGTGCGGATCGGGGACGGCGAGCGCGTCGGGGAGTGA
- a CDS encoding RsmB/NOP family class I SAM-dependent RNA methyltransferase has protein sequence MSDTTRRPRKPGKPYRRPKKDPVRVLAFEALRAVDERDAYANLVLPPLLRKAREQGDFDGRDAALATELVYGTLRRQGTYDAVISACVDRPLREVDPPVLDVLSLGVHQLLGTRIPTHAAVSASVELARVVLGDGRAKFVNAVLRKVAQDDLDGWIQRVAPPYDDDPEEHLAVVHSHPRWVVSALWDSLGGGRAGIERLLEADNERPEVTLVARPGRATTEELLGEEAAVPGRWSPFAVRLAEGGEPGAIEAVRDGRAGVQDEGSQLVALALANAPLDGPDEKWLDGCAGPGGKAALLGALAAERGAVLLASEKQPHRAGLVAKALAGNPGPYQVIAADGTRPAWRPGSFDRVLVDVPCTGLGALRRRPEARWRRRPEDLEGFGPLQRELLRAALESVRVGGVVGYATCSPHLAETRAVVDDVLKQGGAGELVDARPLLPGVPELGEGPDVQLWPHLHGTDAMYLALIRRVG, from the coding sequence GTGAGCGACACCACCCGTCGGCCCCGCAAACCCGGCAAGCCCTACCGACGGCCCAAGAAAGACCCCGTCCGCGTTCTCGCCTTCGAGGCACTGCGCGCCGTGGACGAGCGGGACGCGTACGCCAACCTCGTACTGCCGCCGCTGCTGCGGAAGGCGCGGGAGCAGGGCGACTTCGACGGGCGGGACGCCGCGCTCGCGACCGAGCTGGTGTACGGGACGCTGCGGCGGCAGGGGACCTACGACGCCGTGATCTCCGCGTGTGTGGACCGGCCGCTGCGTGAGGTCGACCCGCCCGTGCTCGATGTGCTCAGCCTGGGTGTGCATCAGCTGCTGGGGACGCGGATTCCCACGCATGCCGCGGTGTCGGCGTCCGTCGAGCTCGCTCGGGTCGTCCTCGGTGACGGGCGCGCGAAGTTCGTGAACGCCGTCCTGCGGAAGGTCGCGCAGGACGACCTCGACGGGTGGATCCAGCGCGTCGCGCCGCCGTACGACGACGATCCCGAGGAACACCTCGCGGTCGTGCACTCGCATCCGCGGTGGGTCGTCTCGGCGCTGTGGGACTCGCTCGGTGGCGGGCGGGCCGGGATCGAGCGGTTGCTGGAGGCCGACAACGAGCGGCCCGAGGTGACGCTTGTCGCGCGGCCGGGCCGGGCCACGACCGAGGAACTCCTCGGCGAGGAGGCCGCGGTGCCGGGGCGTTGGTCGCCCTTTGCCGTGCGGCTGGCCGAGGGCGGGGAGCCGGGGGCCATCGAAGCCGTGCGGGACGGTCGGGCGGGGGTGCAGGACGAGGGGTCTCAGCTGGTTGCGCTCGCCCTGGCGAACGCGCCGCTGGACGGGCCCGACGAGAAGTGGCTCGACGGGTGCGCCGGGCCCGGCGGCAAGGCGGCGCTGCTCGGGGCGTTGGCCGCCGAGCGGGGGGCCGTGTTGCTTGCCTCCGAGAAGCAGCCGCACCGGGCGGGGCTCGTGGCCAAGGCGCTTGCCGGCAATCCGGGGCCGTATCAGGTCATCGCCGCCGACGGGACGCGGCCGGCCTGGCGGCCCGGGAGCTTTGACCGGGTGTTGGTGGATGTGCCGTGCACGGGGCTCGGGGCGTTGCGGCGGCGGCCGGAGGCTCGGTGGCGGCGGCGGCCGGAGGATCTGGAGGGGTTCGGTCCGCTGCAGCGGGAGTTGTTGCGGGCGGCCCTGGAGTCCGTGCGGGTCGGGGGTGTCGTCGGGTATGCCACGTGTTCGCCGCATCTCGCTGAGACTCGGGCTGTGGTGGACGACGTGCTGAAGCAGGGGGGTGCGGGGGAACTGGTTGATGCGCGGCCCTTGCTGCCGGGGGTGCCGGAGCTGGGGGAGGGGCCTGATGTGCAGTTGTGGCCTCATCTGCATGGGACCGATGCGATGTATCTGGCGCTGATTCGGCGGGTGGGGTGA
- a CDS encoding MMPL family transporter — protein sequence MTQTQEKGQSPSGQRGVAHLVCGRRAKWVVLILWLAALFLTAPFAQKLTDAQDNDAASWLPGSAESTQVLEISEDFRPEQIPAVVIYARDGGLTAQDRAAITEDVAQLKQLTDHGIRGAETRGPVFDRELDPRAAQVQVPITMDEQGWERIAPAVDSIKDVVGEGGGGLTVHITGPGGTSADFSEAFEGIDSTLLFSAMVVVIVMLLLTYRSPTLLVVPLIAVIVALFTAQALIYLLAEHAGLTVNGQSAGILTVLVFGAGTDYALLLVARYREELRRHEDRHEAMALALHRAGPAVIASGATVVLSMLVLLAAEMNSTRGLGPVAAIGVAVALLAMMSLFPALLVIFGRWIFWPVIPHLGTENPDRTGIWARMGRRISHRPRMVWVVTAIALAVCSLGLIQLRAEGLSNADAFTDKPDSITGQEVSARYFPAGSGDPLVIVSNQAQAVEVGRAVAETQGVVPTSLGLPPGTKPTFEGKALFEATMTAPADSEAAKQTVERVRDAVHAVPDADAQVGGGTAALLDMDEATTHDNILIIPLVLLVVLLILCALLRALIAPLLLIGTVILSFAAALGISALAFRHIFDYAGESTDFPLFVFVFLVALGIDYNIFLTTRIREEAAHQGTRPGVITGLAATGAVITSAGLVLAGTFAALGTLPMVAFAEIGFAVALGVLLDTLIVRSVLVTSLFLDVGPKVWWPNRLSREDGGTPAVREPEEGVTGRGG from the coding sequence ATGACTCAGACCCAGGAGAAGGGGCAGTCCCCTTCGGGACAGCGGGGCGTCGCCCATCTGGTGTGCGGGCGGCGCGCCAAGTGGGTGGTGCTCATTCTGTGGCTGGCGGCACTGTTCCTGACGGCACCGTTCGCGCAGAAGCTGACCGACGCGCAGGACAACGACGCCGCCTCCTGGCTTCCGGGGTCCGCCGAATCCACCCAAGTCCTTGAGATCTCCGAGGACTTCAGGCCTGAGCAGATCCCCGCGGTCGTCATCTACGCCCGCGACGGCGGCCTGACGGCACAGGACCGCGCGGCGATCACCGAGGACGTGGCGCAGCTCAAGCAGCTCACCGATCACGGCATCCGCGGCGCCGAGACCCGGGGCCCGGTCTTCGACCGCGAGCTGGACCCGCGCGCGGCCCAGGTCCAGGTCCCGATCACGATGGACGAGCAGGGCTGGGAACGCATCGCACCCGCCGTGGACTCCATCAAGGACGTCGTCGGCGAGGGCGGCGGCGGGCTGACCGTGCACATCACGGGCCCGGGCGGCACGTCCGCGGACTTCTCCGAGGCCTTCGAGGGCATCGACTCCACGCTGCTGTTCTCGGCGATGGTGGTCGTCATCGTCATGCTCCTGCTCACCTACCGCAGTCCCACCCTGCTGGTGGTCCCCCTCATCGCCGTGATCGTCGCCCTGTTCACCGCGCAGGCCCTGATCTATCTCCTGGCGGAACACGCGGGCCTGACCGTCAACGGCCAGAGCGCGGGCATCCTCACGGTCCTGGTGTTCGGCGCGGGCACGGACTACGCGCTCCTGCTCGTCGCCCGCTACAGAGAGGAACTGCGCCGTCACGAGGACCGCCACGAGGCGATGGCCCTTGCCCTGCACCGCGCCGGCCCGGCGGTGATCGCGTCCGGCGCGACCGTCGTGCTGAGCATGCTGGTGCTGCTGGCGGCGGAGATGAACTCCACGAGAGGCCTCGGCCCGGTGGCCGCGATCGGCGTGGCGGTGGCCCTGCTCGCGATGATGTCCCTGTTCCCGGCGCTCCTGGTCATCTTCGGCCGCTGGATCTTCTGGCCGGTGATCCCGCACCTGGGGACCGAGAACCCGGACAGGACAGGCATCTGGGCCCGCATGGGCCGCCGTATCTCCCATCGCCCGCGCATGGTCTGGGTCGTCACGGCGATCGCTCTCGCGGTCTGCTCCCTCGGCCTGATCCAGTTGCGCGCGGAGGGGCTGAGCAACGCCGACGCGTTCACCGACAAGCCGGACTCGATCACCGGCCAGGAGGTCTCCGCGCGCTACTTCCCGGCCGGCAGCGGCGACCCGCTGGTCATCGTCAGCAACCAGGCCCAGGCCGTGGAGGTCGGCCGCGCGGTTGCGGAGACACAGGGCGTCGTACCCACCTCGCTGGGCCTGCCACCAGGCACAAAACCGACGTTCGAAGGCAAGGCCCTCTTCGAGGCGACGATGACCGCTCCCGCCGACAGCGAGGCCGCAAAACAGACCGTGGAACGGGTCCGCGACGCCGTCCACGCGGTGCCGGACGCCGATGCCCAGGTGGGCGGCGGCACGGCGGCCCTCCTGGACATGGACGAGGCGACGACGCACGACAACATCCTGATCATCCCGCTGGTCCTGCTGGTCGTGCTCCTGATCCTCTGCGCCCTGCTGCGCGCCCTGATCGCCCCGCTGCTGCTGATCGGCACGGTGATCCTTTCCTTCGCGGCAGCCCTGGGCATCAGCGCGCTCGCCTTCCGCCACATCTTCGACTACGCCGGGGAGTCGACCGACTTCCCGCTGTTCGTCTTCGTCTTCCTGGTGGCGCTCGGCATCGACTACAACATCTTCCTCACCACCCGCATCCGCGAGGAGGCAGCCCACCAGGGCACCCGCCCCGGCGTGATCACCGGCCTCGCCGCCACAGGCGCGGTCATCACCTCGGCAGGCCTGGTCCTCGCCGGCACCTTCGCCGCCCTCGGCACCCTCCCCATGGTCGCCTTCGCCGAAATCGGCTTCGCAGTGGCCCTGGGCGTACTCCTGGACACCCTCATCGTCCGCTCGGTCCTGGTGACGTCCCTGTTCCTGGACGTGGGCCCGAAGGTCTGGTGGCCAAACCGCCTGTCCCGGGAGGACGGGGGAACTCCGGCGGTTCGGGAGCCGGAGGAGGGCGTGACGGGGAGGGGCGGCTGA
- the rpe gene encoding ribulose-phosphate 3-epimerase: MAAQINPSILSADFARLADEAKAVEGADFLHVDVMDNHFVPNLTLGVPVVESLARATDTPLDCHLMIEAPDRWAPQYVEAGASSVTFHVEAAAAPVRLAREIRAKGARASMALKPATPIEPYEDLLPELDMLLIMTVEPGFGGQAFLDIMLPKIRRTRELISKHGLDLWLQVDGGVSASTIERCAEAGADVFVAGSAVYGADDPAAAVRALRAQAEAVTKSAAWACDH, from the coding sequence ATGGCCGCGCAGATCAACCCCAGCATCCTGTCCGCCGACTTCGCCCGCCTCGCGGACGAGGCCAAGGCGGTCGAGGGAGCCGACTTCCTCCACGTCGACGTCATGGACAACCATTTCGTCCCGAACCTCACGCTCGGCGTGCCGGTCGTAGAGTCCCTGGCCCGTGCGACGGACACTCCGCTGGACTGCCATCTGATGATCGAGGCCCCCGATCGGTGGGCGCCCCAGTACGTCGAAGCAGGGGCCTCCTCCGTCACCTTTCATGTCGAGGCCGCCGCGGCTCCGGTACGGCTTGCCCGGGAGATCCGGGCCAAGGGCGCCCGTGCCTCCATGGCGCTCAAGCCCGCGACGCCCATCGAGCCGTACGAGGATCTGCTCCCCGAACTCGACATGCTGCTGATCATGACGGTCGAGCCGGGCTTCGGTGGTCAGGCGTTTCTCGACATCATGCTTCCGAAGATTCGCCGCACCCGCGAGTTGATCAGCAAGCACGGCCTCGACCTGTGGCTCCAGGTCGACGGCGGTGTCTCGGCCTCGACGATCGAGCGGTGCGCGGAGGCGGGCGCGGACGTCTTCGTCGCCGGTTCGGCGGTGTACGGGGCCGACGACCCGGCCGCGGCGGTCCGTGCGCTGCGCGCGCAGGCGGAGGCGGTGACGAAGTCGGCGGCCTGGGCATGCGACCACTGA
- a CDS encoding sugar-binding transcriptional regulator, whose product MNSSEEIAVSGMSAGRSAMRMGPAELVQAAAMARRFYLEGKSKIQIAEEFGVSRFKVARVLETALERDLVRIEIRVPAELDADRSDALRARYGLRHAVVVESPAEAEESPDPENLGEVAADLLGELVNEGDVLGLAWGRSTIHMAAALDRLPPCTVVQLTGVYDAGTAERGSVEAVRRAAQVSGGDAHPIYAPMLLPDAATAAALRHQTGIARAFEYFDKVTVACVSIGSWEPGISTVHDMLSDEERAHYASLGVAAEMSAHLFDAEGRRVGRDLGERCITVKADQLRRIPEVVAIAGGQRKGPAIDAVLRSGLVTSLVTDTSAADYLLTAGPSPKPTLNRTDPDGH is encoded by the coding sequence GTGAACAGCAGTGAGGAGATCGCCGTGTCGGGTATGTCGGCGGGCCGGTCAGCCATGCGGATGGGACCCGCTGAGCTGGTGCAGGCGGCGGCCATGGCCCGCCGCTTCTACCTCGAGGGCAAATCCAAGATCCAGATCGCCGAGGAGTTCGGCGTCAGCCGCTTCAAGGTGGCCCGGGTCCTGGAGACCGCTCTCGAACGGGATCTGGTGCGCATCGAAATCCGCGTGCCGGCCGAGCTGGACGCCGATCGCTCGGACGCGCTGCGCGCCCGGTACGGCCTCAGGCACGCCGTCGTGGTCGAGTCCCCGGCCGAGGCCGAGGAGTCGCCCGACCCCGAGAACCTGGGAGAGGTGGCCGCCGACCTGCTCGGCGAGCTGGTGAACGAGGGGGATGTGCTGGGCCTGGCCTGGGGCCGGTCCACCATCCACATGGCCGCGGCCCTGGACCGGCTGCCGCCGTGCACGGTGGTGCAGTTGACCGGCGTGTACGACGCCGGGACCGCCGAGCGCGGTTCGGTCGAGGCGGTGCGCCGTGCCGCCCAGGTGTCCGGCGGCGACGCCCACCCCATCTACGCGCCGATGCTGCTGCCGGACGCGGCCACCGCGGCGGCGCTGCGGCACCAGACCGGGATCGCCCGGGCCTTCGAGTACTTCGACAAGGTCACGGTCGCCTGCGTCTCCATCGGCTCCTGGGAGCCCGGCATCTCGACGGTGCACGACATGCTCAGCGACGAGGAGCGGGCCCACTACGCCTCGCTCGGCGTCGCCGCCGAGATGTCCGCGCACCTCTTCGACGCCGAGGGGCGCCGGGTCGGACGGGACCTGGGGGAGCGGTGCATCACGGTCAAGGCCGACCAGCTCCGCCGTATCCCGGAGGTCGTCGCGATCGCGGGCGGGCAGCGCAAGGGACCGGCGATCGACGCGGTGCTGCGCTCCGGTCTCGTCACCAGCCTGGTGACGGACACGTCGGCGGCGGACTACCTGTTGACGGCGGGTCCGTCGCCGAAGCCGACACTCAACAGGACCGATCCGGACGGACACTGA
- a CDS encoding barstar family protein, translating to MTELVVPLDLDGITDKAGLMDRCARALDLPDWFGRNWDALADSLSDRTVWPEGAVEQGLLVVVRNWRAYAKARPNEWETAQDVFSEAVDRTQALTVVLALGGSS from the coding sequence ATGACGGAGCTCGTGGTCCCGCTGGACCTCGACGGGATCACGGACAAGGCCGGCCTGATGGACCGCTGCGCCCGTGCCCTGGACCTGCCCGACTGGTTCGGCCGCAACTGGGACGCGCTCGCCGACTCCCTCTCCGACCGCACCGTCTGGCCGGAGGGCGCCGTGGAGCAGGGGCTGCTGGTCGTCGTACGGAACTGGCGGGCGTACGCGAAGGCGCGGCCCAACGAGTGGGAGACCGCCCAGGACGTGTTTTCCGAGGCGGTGGACCGGACACAGGCGCTCACAGTCGTGCTCGCTCTTGGAGGATCCTCCTAG
- a CDS encoding GuaB1 family IMP dehydrogenase-related protein, giving the protein MRFLNDIQPAYDLTYDDVFMVPSRSAVGSRQGVDLSSPDGTGTTIPLVVANMTAIAGRRMAETMARRGGLVVIPQDIPIEVVTEVVSWVKSRHHVLDTPIVLAPHQTVADALALLPKRAHNAGVVVDDDFKPIGVVTDSDLSGVDRFTQLEVVMSRDLLLLDADLDPREAFNTLDHHNRRYAPAVDKDGRLAGILTRKGALRATLYSPAVDANGKLRIAAAVGINGDVAGKAKQLLDAGVDTLVIDTAHGHQESMIAAIRTVRALDPQVPIVAGNIVAAEGVRDLIEAGADIIKVGVGPGAMCTTRMMTGVGRPQFSAVLECAAEAKKYGKHVWADGGVRHPRDVAMALAAGASNVMVGSWFAGTFESPGDLQQDANGRLYKESFGMASARAVANRTSDESSYDRARKALFEEGISTSRMFLDPARPGVEDLIDSIIAGVRSSCTYAGAGSLEEFAEKAVVGIQSAAGYAEGKPLHASWS; this is encoded by the coding sequence GTGCGTTTCCTCAATGACATCCAGCCCGCGTACGACCTGACGTACGACGACGTCTTCATGGTCCCGAGCCGCAGCGCGGTGGGCTCGCGGCAGGGCGTGGACCTCAGCTCCCCGGACGGCACGGGCACCACCATCCCGCTGGTCGTCGCCAACATGACCGCCATCGCCGGCCGCCGGATGGCCGAGACGATGGCCCGGCGCGGCGGCCTGGTGGTCATCCCGCAGGACATCCCGATCGAGGTCGTCACCGAGGTCGTCTCCTGGGTGAAGAGCCGGCACCACGTCCTCGACACCCCGATCGTGCTGGCCCCGCACCAGACCGTCGCCGACGCGCTGGCCCTGCTGCCCAAGCGCGCGCACAACGCCGGTGTGGTCGTCGACGACGACTTCAAGCCGATCGGCGTGGTCACCGACTCCGACCTGTCCGGCGTGGACCGCTTCACGCAGCTCGAAGTGGTCATGTCCCGGGACCTGCTGCTCCTGGACGCGGACCTCGACCCGCGCGAGGCCTTCAACACCCTCGACCACCACAACCGGCGCTACGCCCCCGCCGTCGACAAGGACGGCCGTCTCGCGGGCATCCTCACGCGCAAGGGCGCCTTGCGCGCCACCCTGTACTCGCCGGCCGTCGACGCCAACGGCAAGCTGCGCATAGCGGCCGCCGTCGGCATCAACGGCGACGTGGCGGGCAAGGCCAAGCAGCTGCTCGACGCGGGCGTCGACACGCTCGTCATCGACACGGCGCACGGCCACCAGGAGTCGATGATCGCCGCGATCCGGACCGTGCGGGCGCTCGACCCGCAGGTGCCGATCGTGGCCGGCAACATCGTGGCCGCCGAGGGTGTGCGGGACCTGATCGAGGCCGGCGCGGACATCATCAAGGTCGGTGTCGGCCCCGGCGCCATGTGCACGACCCGCATGATGACCGGCGTCGGCCGGCCGCAGTTCTCCGCGGTCCTGGAGTGCGCCGCCGAGGCGAAGAAGTACGGCAAGCACGTCTGGGCCGACGGTGGCGTCCGGCACCCGCGTGACGTCGCCATGGCGCTGGCCGCCGGTGCGTCCAACGTGATGGTCGGGTCCTGGTTCGCGGGTACCTTCGAGTCGCCGGGCGACCTCCAGCAGGACGCGAACGGCCGCCTCTACAAGGAGTCGTTCGGCATGGCCTCCGCGCGTGCCGTGGCCAACCGTACGTCCGACGAGTCGTCGTACGACCGGGCCCGCAAGGCGCTGTTCGAGGAGGGCATCTCCACCTCGCGGATGTTCCTCGACCCGGCCCGGCCGGGCGTGGAGGACCTCATCGACTCGATCATCGCGGGCGTGCGGTCCTCCTGCACCTACGCCGGCGCGGGCTCCCTGGAGGAGTTCGCCGAGAAGGCGGTCGTCGGCATCCAGAGCGCGGCGGGATACGCGGAGGGCAAGCCGCTGCACGCCAGCTGGAGCTGA